TCGCCCGGGTCCCGCGCTCCGCGCGTGAGCCACGCGGCTCGCGCTCTCGCTCCGCGAGAGCTGGCCGCCCGCTGCCGCCGGGGACCGGCTCGGGGGGCGACTTCGCTTCGCTCGTCGCCATGGTCCCCTCGGCCCGCCGGAGCGCGGCTCGAGGGGCACCTCGACCCGGTCGAGGCCGTTGTAGTCGTTGCCCCCGCTGGACCTCGGGTGGAGGCGACTTCGCTTCGCAGTCTCCCCACTCGCCGTCTCCTCGGGGAGGAGACGGCGCTCGCGCGTCGGACCAACGCTGCCGCGGGGGACCGGCCTGGGGGGCGACATCGCTTCGCTCGTCGCCGGGGTCCGCTCGGCCCGCGTGAGCCGTGCGGCCCACGCGTTCGGCGCGTCACCCGGGTCCCGCGGCTCGCTGCAACACGGGGCGGTGGGGGGGATTGACGGATCCGGGGGGCCTCGGCCACTCATCGGCGGTGGCCGCCGTTTCGCGGCCAAGTCCGGGAGGCTTGGAATATGGACTTCGTTCGACTCTGTGGGTTCGGCGCCGCCATGACGCTGGTGGCCTGTGGGAGCTCGCATTCCCCCGGGGACGGTGGCGCGGGCGAGCGCGACGGGATGGTGGTGCGCGACGGAACGGTGGCGGGCGACGACGGCGGGGAGGCGTGTGGGCCGACGACGTGCGGGGCGGGCGAGGTCTGCTGCAACGCGAGCTGCGGCATCTGCGTGGCCCCCGGGGGGAGCTGCATCGACATCGCCTGCGAGGACGCTGGGGTGATGTGCGGGACGGAGACGTGCGGCGCGACCGAGCTCTGCTGCGCGGGCTGTGACGGCGACGTCTTCTGCGCGGGCGGGCCGGTCTGTCCCGACGTCTCGTGCCCGGTCGACGCCTGCGAGGGCAGCGAGGACTGTGGGAGCGACGCCTACTGCGACCTGCCCGGCGCGAGCTGCGGCGGGACCGGGGTCTGCGCGCCGCGGCCCGAGGGCTGCCCCGAGGACTGCCCCGGCGTGTGCGGCTGCGACGGCCGGACCTACTGCAACGACTGCATGGCGGCCGCGGCCGGCGTGGACGTGAGCGACGACGGCTGCACGACGCCGCCGGGTGGCGACTGCGGCGGCTTCGCGGGGATGACCTGCGGCGCGCGACAGTGGTGCGACTACCCCGAGGGCGCGCGCTGCGGAGCGGCCGACGCGACCGGGACCTGCCGGGCGAGGCCCGAAGGGTGCCCGGACGTGTTCGATCCTGTGTGCGGCTGCGACGGCGTGACCTACGGCAACGGATGCGAGGCGAACGCGGCCGGGACCGACACGGCCAGCGGGGGGCCTTGCTGAGACGTCTTTGCGTGGCCGTGGCGCTGAGCCACGGTCGCGCCCCCTGGAAGCGGTGACGCTCGCGTGGTCCACCGCGTGCATTCGTGCCACGCGGTGATGATTGGCACGCGCGTCGCTCCGACCCTGGCCTGGGTGGTCACCCTGCTCGGCGTGATGGTGGGCGGGTGCGAGCAGGAGGCCGCGCGGTTCCCCGATCGCGCGCCGCTCTGGGTCGACGAGGACACGCGCCCCTTCCGCGGCCCGCCGCCCGAGCGCTACTCGTCGTTCCTCTGGGACGGCGCGGACAACGCCGTCTTCCGCCCGCTCACCGAGGCGTGGCGCTTCGAGCGCGCGAGCGAGGCGGTGAACGTCAACGCGCTCGACGAGGTGCCCAGCTCGAGCTGGTACGAGAACCGGCTCGCGCGGCGCCTGATGAGCCCTGAAGACGTCGCGCGCGGGGCGTGTCAGCGGCTGGAGGCCCCGCCGCTGCCGTGGCGCGTCGTCAGCGGCAAGCCCGACGGCGCGAGCCCCGGCTTCACCATCGAGGACGCGGACGGGCAGCGACACATGCTCAAGCCGGACGGCGCGCTGCAGCCCGAGCGCGCCAGCGCGGCCGACGCGATCGCCGCCTCCATCTGGCACGCGGCCGGGTTCCACGCGCCGTGCAACCGGGTCGTCTACGTCGATCCTGCGAGCCTCGAGCTCGCCGAGGGCGCGACCACCGAGCACGCGGACGGACGCGAGGAGCCGCTCACCGACGCGCACGTGCAGCGCGTGCTCGCGCAAGCCGTGCGCCGCGGCGACGGAACGGTCCGGCTCGCCGCCAGCCAGTTCATCGACGGAGCCCCCGTCGGCCACTGGCGCTACGACGGCGTCCGCCGCGAGGACCCCAACGACGTCGTCCCGCACGAGCACCGCCGAGAGCTCCGCGCGCAGTACGTGCTGAGCGCGTGGACCAACCACATCGACTCCCGCCAGGAGAACACCATGGCGGCGTGGATGACCCAGGGCGAATCGCACGGCTACTTGCGTCACTACGTGATCGACTTCGGGGACTGCTTCGGGGTCATCCACGAGTCCGAGGCGCTCTCGAAGCGGTTCGGTCACAGCGGGTACTTCGACGTCCAGCACCTCGCGACGGACCTCGTCACCCTGGGGCAGCTCGATCGCCCCTGGGACCACGCGGCCTACGGCCCGGCGGGAGAGACGCTCGGCTACTACGACGTGGCCCGCTTCGAGCCCGACGCGTGGCGCCCCGGCTACCCGAACCCGGCCTACGACCGGATGACCGAGCGCGACGCGGCGTGGATGGCCCGGGTCGTGGCGCGCTTTCGCGACCCTCACATCCGGGCGCTGGTCGAGCGCGGGCGCTTCTCGGATCCGACGGTCTCGGAGGAGCTGATCCGCGTGTTGATCGGCCGGCGTGATCGCATCCTCGAGCGCTGGCTCACCCGGCTGTCTCCGCTGACGTGGCCGCGCGTGGAGGACGACCAGCTCTGCGTGCAGGACCTGGCGGTGTGGACGGGGATCCGCGACCACGACGATCGCCGCTACGAGGCACGCGCGGCCGACGCCAGCGGCGCCGCCGTGCGCTTGCCCGGATCTCCCACGACCACCGACGACGCCTTCGTCTGCCAGCCGCTCCCCGATCGAGCCGGCTACCTGGTGGTGGAGCTGATCGCGGAGACGGTGGACCGCGAACGCACCGCGCCGGCTCGCGTCCACCTCCTGCGCGACGATGAGGGCGCCACGCGGCTGCTCGGGCTGGAGCGCGTCGAGGAGAGCGGGTCATGAGCGGGGGTCGCCGCCGCGTCGCTCGATGGGCGTCCCTCTGCGCCATCCTCGCGGTCGCGCTCGCGTCGTGGGCGTCCGCCGACGCGGGTCCGCGCGCGCCGTCACTGGAGGCCGACACCTGGCCCGCCGCGCCCGCCCTGGGCGAGCCGACCCCGAGCCTCCCACCGTTCCGCGACCCGGACGCGCGGAGGCCCGTCCCCGACTACGACGGCCTCCCGCCGCGCGACCCCGATCCGCTGGACCTCGCGCTCGCGTTCCCGAGGGCGCTCATGCGCCCCGTCCACCTGCTGCTCGAGCACGGGATGCGCCGCCCCCTCCGAGAGCTCGTCACCGCCGTGGAGAAGACCCGCTTCTGGGAGTGAAGGCGGGTTGACGCGGGGAACCCCGAGGTGCCACGTCCTGAGGCGTGGCGCACATCCCGCTGATCGACGAGCTGGCGTTGCTCGCGGCCGTCGCGGTCCTGACCGCGCTCGTGCTCGCGCGCCTGCGGCTCCCGCCGGTCAGCGGGCTGATCGCGGCGGGGGTGCTGCTCGGTCCCTTCGGGCTGAGCCTCATCCGCGAGCGCGAGGCGATCGACGTGCTGAGCGAGGTCGGCGTCGTCTTCCTCCTGTTCACGGTCGGCCTCGAGTTCTCGATCACCAAGCTCCGGAACATCTGGCGGCTCGTCTTCGTCGGCGGGTCCCTCCAGGTGGCTCTGACCCTGGCCGCCGTCGCCGGCTTCGCCTCGTGGCAGCTCGGCGTCGATCCGCGCGCCGCGGTGGTCTACGGCTGCGTCTTCGCGCTCTCCAGCACCGCGATCGTGCTGCGCCTGCTCACCGATCGGCGAGAGCTGGACGCGCCCCACGGCCGCCTCATCGTCGGCGCCCT
The genomic region above belongs to Sandaracinaceae bacterium and contains:
- a CDS encoding Kazal-type serine protease inhibitor domain-containing protein, yielding MDFVRLCGFGAAMTLVACGSSHSPGDGGAGERDGMVVRDGTVAGDDGGEACGPTTCGAGEVCCNASCGICVAPGGSCIDIACEDAGVMCGTETCGATELCCAGCDGDVFCAGGPVCPDVSCPVDACEGSEDCGSDAYCDLPGASCGGTGVCAPRPEGCPEDCPGVCGCDGRTYCNDCMAAAAGVDVSDDGCTTPPGGDCGGFAGMTCGARQWCDYPEGARCGAADATGTCRARPEGCPDVFDPVCGCDGVTYGNGCEANAAGTDTASGGPC